A single window of Sphingobacterium sp. ML3W DNA harbors:
- a CDS encoding AAA family ATPase, whose amino-acid sequence MKGIELKDIHYSYPGLKSSEFEYTENQSLIQTIKKQWDILNPISKCFSSIKDKIFESEQAELVALNSAIEVFAKSLHTSPNNISSSSIRKANTHELSQLKILAQQTKKSIDNLTFIDFLIFYSVPTHIFSSALDLLFHQFHLKQKYYSALTEKISTPWDVFNEILIKAKFKYKAEYVPSKNEETPPPVTFVDNENGKPVPINSLSSGEKTIMALIFVLYHASSNGNFPEVILFDEPDAHLHPSLTQLFINVIQETLVNEQKVKVILTTHSPSTIALSSPDAIYRMDRLLGYPVKEDRNKAVQALSDGLASISMEDGNLGIVYNLENTDKHIVFTEGITDKIILEIAWNKLYPDQTMPFFIQDCFSASFLGMLFNGGDQTPDGIFIQFPQKKLIALFDFDQAGYSNWKREKKFPHLVELDPVKCLTRSNGQNAYLLLLPATQDQKIMKLAIKNDDETFEEKSHLTVESLFLNAPSFIETYFSEEAMPGGGTIYLFKGNKRKFAENLKELDSVHFKEFTALFDKLQLLISD is encoded by the coding sequence ATGAAAGGGATAGAACTTAAAGATATCCATTATTCCTACCCTGGATTAAAAAGTTCAGAATTTGAATACACCGAAAATCAATCACTCATACAGACAATCAAAAAACAATGGGACATTTTAAACCCTATTTCAAAATGTTTTAGTTCGATAAAGGACAAAATATTCGAAAGTGAACAGGCTGAATTAGTAGCACTAAATAGTGCAATTGAGGTATTTGCTAAATCTTTACATACGAGTCCAAATAATATATCTTCATCCTCTATTAGAAAGGCTAATACACATGAATTGAGCCAATTAAAAATTCTCGCTCAACAAACAAAAAAAAGCATTGATAATTTAACCTTTATTGATTTTCTGATATTCTATAGCGTTCCTACCCATATCTTTTCTTCTGCATTGGATCTACTCTTTCACCAGTTCCATTTAAAACAGAAGTACTATTCTGCATTGACGGAAAAAATTTCTACCCCATGGGATGTGTTTAACGAAATACTTATTAAGGCTAAATTCAAATATAAAGCAGAATATGTACCTTCAAAAAACGAAGAAACACCTCCTCCTGTTACTTTCGTGGATAATGAGAATGGAAAACCAGTACCAATTAATAGCCTTTCGTCTGGAGAGAAAACGATTATGGCACTAATTTTTGTATTATATCACGCTTCAAGTAATGGTAATTTTCCTGAAGTTATATTATTTGACGAACCAGATGCCCATCTCCACCCGTCCTTAACACAACTATTTATCAATGTTATTCAAGAGACATTAGTTAACGAACAAAAAGTTAAAGTCATATTAACAACACATTCACCATCTACAATCGCTCTCTCATCACCAGATGCCATATATAGGATGGACCGTTTATTGGGATATCCTGTTAAAGAAGACAGAAATAAAGCAGTACAAGCATTGAGCGATGGCTTGGCCTCAATATCTATGGAAGATGGAAATTTAGGGATAGTTTATAACTTAGAAAATACAGATAAGCACATCGTATTTACAGAAGGAATTACCGATAAAATAATCCTCGAAATAGCATGGAATAAACTTTACCCAGATCAGACTATGCCATTTTTTATCCAAGATTGTTTCTCTGCAAGTTTTTTGGGTATGCTGTTTAATGGAGGGGATCAAACTCCTGATGGAATATTTATCCAATTTCCGCAGAAAAAACTGATCGCATTATTTGATTTCGATCAGGCCGGTTATTCTAACTGGAAAAGGGAAAAGAAATTTCCTCATTTAGTGGAACTGGATCCAGTAAAATGTCTGACGCGCAGTAACGGTCAAAATGCCTACCTTCTCTTATTACCAGCAACACAAGATCAAAAAATAATGAAATTGGCAATAAAAAACGATGATGAAACTTTCGAGGAAAAATCGCATTTAACAGTTGAATCATTATTTCTTAATGCCCCTAGTTTCATAGAAACTTATTTTTCAGAAGAAGCAATGCCAGGTGGAGGGACAATATATCTTTTCAAAGGGAACAAACGAAAATTTGCAGAAAACCTAAAGGAACTTGATTCGGTTCATTTCAAAGAGTTCACTGCTTTATTTGATAAATTACAATTGTTGATATCAGACTAG
- a CDS encoding protein-export chaperone SecB: MQPASFKISNYKFTKTLLDFSFYKEGEIDVSFAVSGTFIKSRSIFELRFAIIAKSEGVTDAFVSVDCESIFDFTNVSSLSEVPDYFYTNSIAILFPYLRAYISTITVQSNIRPIILPTLNLSDLNAPLKQHTNEID; the protein is encoded by the coding sequence ATGCAACCAGCATCTTTCAAAATTTCGAACTACAAGTTCACTAAAACATTATTAGATTTTTCTTTTTATAAAGAAGGTGAAATCGATGTTTCTTTTGCTGTATCAGGCACTTTTATAAAATCAAGATCCATTTTTGAATTAAGGTTTGCAATAATTGCGAAAAGTGAAGGAGTTACTGACGCATTTGTATCAGTTGATTGCGAAAGTATTTTCGATTTTACCAATGTTTCAAGCCTTTCAGAAGTTCCAGATTATTTCTATACAAACAGTATTGCAATTCTTTTTCCATATCTAAGGGCTTATATAAGTACAATTACTGTCCAATCAAATATTCGTCCCATAATTCTTCCAACCTTGAATTTATCAGATTTGAATGCGCCTTTAAAGCAACATACTAACGAGATAGATTAG
- a CDS encoding DUF6036 family nucleotidyltransferase encodes MGNIFNEDFRDFLISLNKHEVRYILVGGFAVILHGYSRTTGDMDIWVERSEINYSRLTNAFLEFGMPVFDMTKDNFLSHPIWDVFTFGVPPVAIDIMVKVKGLDFNENYDKSIFFEDDDLKIRTLHKTQLIAAKKESNRPKDIDDIENLS; translated from the coding sequence ATGGGGAATATTTTTAATGAGGATTTTAGAGATTTTCTAATTTCATTGAATAAGCATGAGGTAAGATATATTCTAGTCGGTGGTTTTGCAGTTATCTTGCATGGTTATTCTCGAACTACTGGAGATATGGATATTTGGGTAGAACGATCAGAAATAAATTATTCAAGATTGACGAATGCATTTCTAGAATTTGGTATGCCAGTATTTGATATGACTAAAGATAACTTTTTGTCTCATCCTATATGGGATGTTTTTACATTTGGCGTTCCACCAGTTGCTATTGATATTATGGTTAAAGTAAAAGGTTTAGATTTTAATGAAAATTATGATAAATCTATATTTTTTGAAGATGATGATTTAAAAATAAGAACATTGCATAAAACTCAATTGATCGCAGCAAAAAAAGAAAGTAATAGACCGAAAGATATTGATGATATAGAAAATTTATCTTAA
- a CDS encoding PDDEXK nuclease domain-containing protein encodes MSIDLKLNFPNINGFSRRNLYAIRQWYLFYNQLYDFVPQPVAQIPWGHNRLIISKIKNIETAIFYCRAIVENGWTRDNLELAIKNNYYEAKGKSITNFERTLPQHQSGLAIETLKNPYNFDFLGLEQYALEREVEGAMMEHITQFLIELGKGFSFVGRQYQIIVNDNEYYIDLLFYHLQLRSFIVIELKSGKFKPEYAGKLNFYLSAIDSQLKHSSDNPSIGLILCKDKDKVEAEYALRDINKPIGISEYILTQALPKDFQSKLPTVEQLENQLGEDLNTVD; translated from the coding sequence TTGTCTATTGATTTAAAACTGAATTTCCCAAATATTAATGGTTTTTCCAGACGAAATCTTTATGCTATACGTCAATGGTATTTATTCTACAATCAACTATATGACTTTGTGCCACAACCTGTGGCACAAATCCCATGGGGACATAATCGACTTATTATAAGTAAAATAAAAAATATTGAAACAGCTATATTCTATTGCAGAGCTATAGTCGAAAATGGATGGACAAGGGACAATCTTGAATTAGCTATAAAAAATAACTACTACGAAGCAAAAGGTAAATCTATCACAAACTTTGAACGTACATTACCGCAACATCAATCCGGGTTAGCAATAGAAACATTAAAAAATCCCTACAATTTTGATTTCCTTGGACTAGAACAGTACGCACTAGAAAGGGAGGTAGAAGGTGCAATGATGGAACACATAACGCAATTTTTAATTGAACTCGGTAAAGGATTTTCATTTGTAGGTCGTCAATACCAAATAATAGTAAATGATAATGAATATTACATAGATCTTCTTTTTTATCACTTACAATTGCGGTCATTTATAGTTATTGAACTAAAATCTGGAAAGTTTAAGCCAGAATATGCCGGAAAACTTAATTTTTATTTATCAGCTATAGATAGCCAACTAAAGCATTCATCCGACAATCCTTCTATAGGTCTCATATTATGTAAGGATAAAGATAAAGTTGAAGCAGAATACGCACTCAGAGATATTAACAAACCCATTGGCATCAGTGAATACATACTAACACAAGCATTACCAAAAGATTTTCAAAGTAAGTTACCAACTGTCGAACAATTAGAAAACCAGCTAGGCGAGGATTTAAATACCGTTGATTAA
- a CDS encoding ORF6N domain-containing protein, with protein sequence MAKQETLSILPEEVVMNKIYVFRGYKVMLDSDLAELYGIETKVLKQAVRRNITRFPDDFMFELLENEYELLRSQIVTSKADNRGGSRYLPMMFTEQGVAMLSSVLKSDIAIKINIQIMRVFTRMRQLLTDNTDLRLEIAEIKNAVEKISRKQDGQDKNMELVFEYIDRLQDKIEELIPAERKRIGFDVGSKTE encoded by the coding sequence ATGGCGAAACAAGAAACGCTGTCAATACTACCCGAGGAGGTGGTCATGAATAAAATATATGTATTCCGTGGATACAAAGTAATGCTGGATAGTGATCTCGCAGAATTATATGGTATTGAAACTAAGGTCTTAAAGCAAGCAGTACGAAGAAATATAACCCGTTTCCCTGATGATTTTATGTTTGAGTTATTAGAAAATGAATATGAACTTTTGAGGTCACAAATTGTGACCTCAAAAGCAGATAATAGAGGTGGTAGTCGATATTTGCCAATGATGTTCACAGAACAGGGAGTCGCAATGCTATCTTCCGTATTAAAAAGCGACATCGCTATCAAAATAAACATACAGATAATGCGGGTATTTACGCGAATGCGCCAATTATTAACGGATAACACGGATCTCCGTCTTGAAATCGCTGAAATAAAAAATGCTGTCGAAAAAATTTCTAGAAAACAAGATGGTCAAGATAAAAATATGGAGCTTGTATTCGAATACATTGACCGTCTCCAAGATAAAATAGAAGAACTGATACCTGCTGAAAGAAAAAGAATAGGATTTGATGTAGGGAGTAAAACAGAATAG
- a CDS encoding helix-turn-helix domain-containing protein: MEVFNQIIENKYKMGYLTPLGSFLFKNKITQKYVSDSTGFTTTKVNKLYIEKTTLLYADEFYRVIKSTTLDFDYSCEEIFKNSNNKEFNNKWKSTLGILLFDYFKPQNYIEDNTGIDNVRLNKLLTDPKKRPYAEELNNVAKLMGIKPSQLFEYFYGDGERPVIGLLPKPDKKENEG, translated from the coding sequence TTGGAAGTTTTTAACCAAATAATTGAAAATAAATATAAGATGGGCTATTTAACACCGTTGGGAAGTTTTTTATTCAAAAACAAAATCACACAAAAGTATGTTTCAGACTCTACGGGGTTTACTACTACAAAAGTCAACAAGCTATACATAGAAAAAACAACTTTACTTTATGCAGATGAGTTTTATAGGGTAATAAAATCTACAACATTAGATTTTGACTATTCTTGTGAAGAAATTTTTAAAAATTCAAATAACAAAGAGTTTAACAATAAATGGAAATCAACGCTTGGTATATTACTTTTTGATTATTTCAAACCTCAAAACTATATTGAAGATAATACTGGAATTGATAACGTGAGACTTAATAAACTCCTAACTGATCCAAAAAAACGACCTTACGCAGAAGAACTAAACAATGTTGCTAAACTAATGGGAATTAAACCAAGCCAACTTTTCGAATATTTCTACGGTGATGGTGAACGTCCGGTTATTGGCCTGTTACCAAAACCAGATAAAAAGGAAAATGAGGGATAA
- a CDS encoding DUF1016 N-terminal domain-containing protein, translating into MNINTNSYKKWLEEIKLKIKTTQLKVAISANSQLIELYWNLASDIIRKQVESNWGDAILE; encoded by the coding sequence ATGAACATCAATACAAATTCTTATAAAAAATGGCTAGAAGAAATTAAGTTAAAAATAAAAACAACTCAACTTAAGGTCGCTATTAGCGCCAACTCCCAATTAATAGAACTTTATTGGAATCTAGCATCTGACATTATAAGAAAACAAGTTGAATCAAATTGGGGTGATGCAATTTTAGAATAA
- a CDS encoding ORF6N domain-containing protein, with amino-acid sequence MLDSDLAELYGIETKVWSC; translated from the coding sequence ATGCTAGATAGTGATCTCGCAGAATTATACGGCATTGAAACTAAGGTTTGGAGTTGCTAA